TCCGCCGCTCGGTACCGGGTTACGGCACCATGATCGACATGATTGGTGTGCTGTCGGCCCGCTATGCCCGTCCGGGTACGCGCCTTTATGACCTCGGTGCCTCGCTCGGTGCGGCGACCCTGGCCATGGCCCGGCTGCTGCCGCATCGGGATTGCGAGCTGGTGGCGGTGGACAACTCCGATGCCATGATCGCGCGCGCGCGGACGCTGCTGCAGGCCGAGGCGCCGCAGGTGCCGGTCACCCTGCGCTGCGAAGACATCCGTGAGACCGCCCTGGAGCGTGCTTCCGTGGCGGTGCTGAATTTTACCCTGCAGTTCGTGCCGCTGGAGGACCGTGATGCCCTGATCCAGCGGATCGGCGCTGCCCAGCAGGCGGGGGACATCCTGATCCTGTCGGAAAAGATCCGCTTTGCCGATGCCGAAGAGGACGCTCTGCAACAGGCCCTGCACCACGCCTTCAAGCGCAACAACGGCTACAGCGATCTGGAAATCAGCCAGAAGCGCACGGCCCTGGAAAACGTGCTGGTGCCCGAGACGCTGGCCGACCATGAAGCGCGTCTGCAGGCCGCCGGGTATACCCGCGTGCATGTCTGGTTCCGGTGCTTCAACTTTATGTCGCTGGTGGCGGTGCGCGGATGAGCTGGAGCCAGCAGGCGGCGAATGCTGTCGATCTCGAGTCCTATTGTGCTGCGCTGGAGCAGGCGACGGCAGACCTTCCGGTCTGGCAGGCGGCGCTGTCGTCGTTGAGTCGCGAGCGGCTGTTACAGGCGCCGCACGGCGACCTGCCGCGCTGGCGGGCCGGCGTGCAGCAGTTGCCGCCGGGGCCGGCGGTGTGTGACGTTGCCAGTGACACCTTGCGTATTGGCGTGTCGCCGCCGGATGGGGCAACGCTGACGCAGGGGCTGCGTGCCCTGATGCCGTGGCGCAAGGGGCCTTTCTCGTTTTTCGGTACGCCTGTCGATACCGAGTGGCGCTCGGACTGGAAATGGCAGCGTTTGCTGCCGGGGATCAGCCCGCTGGCCGGTCGTCGGGTGCTGGATGTGGGCTGCGGCTCCGGTTACCACTGCTGGCGCATGTGGGGCGCGGGGGCGCAGTCAGTACTGGGCATTGATCCGGGCATCCTGTTCCTGATGCAGTTTCTGGCGGTGAAACGCTTTATGCCGGAGGCGCCGGTCTGGTTGGCGCCGGTGCGGATGGAAGAGTTGCCGGGGGAGGCGGCTGCCTTCGACACGGTGTTTTCCATGGGCGTGCTGTACCACAGAAGGTCGCCGCTGGATCATCTGCTGGAGTTGCGCGCGGCGCTGCGGCCCGGTGGTGAGCTGGTGCTCGAAACCCTGGTGGTGGACGGTGACGCCAGCACGGTGCTGATGCCGGAAGACCGCTACGCGATGATGCGCAATGTGTTTTTTTTGCCGAGTACGGACATGCTGGCGTTGTGGCTGCGCCGCTGCGGTTTCGAGGCGGTGCGGGTGGTGGATGTGTGTCCCACGACTACCGATGAGCAACGCGCGACGGACTGGATGCCGTTTCAGTCATTGCCGGATTTTCTGGATCCTGATGATGCGACCCGCACGCGTGAGGGTTATCCGGCGCCGGTGCGCGCTGTGCTGGTGGCGCGGCGGGGCTAGGGGCGGCAACACGGCCGTCAGCGCGACGACGCCAGCAGTAACTCGTCCACCAGTGCCATGCGCTCTTCTTCATTCAGCTCACGAAACATCTGTCTCAGTTTCTGCGGTGTGCTGGTGTCGTTGGGCAGGATATCCGGGGTCGGACTGTCCTGGTGGCGGTCGTGGCTGAAAGCGGGGGCGGGTGCCTGCAGGGCCAGAATCATCTGACGGCTGGCGCTGATGGTCTCGGCGCCGTGGGAGGCGGTGTGCAGGGTGCGCATGATCAGTTTGCGCGGGTCCTGGCGCGGTTCATCATCGACCGTGTGCAGGCCGATACGCACATCGAAGCGCAGCAACCGGCCCTGAAGGCGGAAGCCGTGATGGCCGATTTGCTGGACCAGACGCATGGCCAACCGACGTGCGCCGCGCGGTGGTGTATCGGGCAGAGCGAAGACCAGCCGGCCGTCGCCCCAGGCGCACAACCAGTCCTCGGCGCGCTTGATCTTTTCGATTTCGGCGGTCAGCAGGGTCTGCATGCGCCGGGTGATGACATGCCCTTCTTCACCGGCGATATCGGTAAAATTGGCCAGGTACAGACTGAGCAGGTTGAGGGGCAGGTCGCGGCGTTCACAGAAGGCAATCTGTCTCGCCAGCGCCTGATCCAGCATGCGCAAACGGGGGCTGAGTGGAGCGCTCATGGGCATTACTGCGACCTTGTCAATGTCCTGTTGGGCGGCTGCCCCGGCAGGGCCGGGCCATGGTGATGGCACGACTCTGGCGCCAGTATGCGCGGGCGTCATGGGAGCATAGGCCAGCTTGGGCGCGGGCGACCATAGGCGTTTTCAGATCGTGACAAAGCAACAGCAGGCGGTAACGCAGCGCGACAGTGGCGGTGTGACCGGCGAAGACTATAATGATGGTATCAGGACCGGAGGAAACGCATGGACTGGATGATGATTCTCGCAACGGCAGTGGCCGCCTCGCTGATGACGCTGGGGGTGCTGGCGGCGTGGATGAAGTTCTTTGTCAGTCCCAGCCTGGCCCGCGATCTGGAAACGTTGCTCAAGGAGCAGGCCGAACAGGCTGCCGACCTGATGGCGGTGAAGGTGGAGGAAGCGGTGCGCCGGGGGATCGTTGACGGTGTGACCTCGCTGCCGACCCGTGAAGTGCTGCAGGGCACTACGCGCAATATCGCCCGCACCAGCGTGGAAATCGTCGAGGAACGTCTGGGCTCACTGTTCGGCAAGCGCCGCAAGTAACGCCCCGCCGCAGGATCAGTAGCGGTGGCCGAACAGCAATCGTGACAGCAGGAAGGTGAGGCCAGCGCTGCCCAGCAGTATGGCCTGACCGGTCATGGACACCGCGGCCGCCACCGGCAGCATGTCGGCCAGCGTGGCCAGGGCGCCCATCAGCAAGAGCAGGCCAAGCATCAGGCAGGCGGCATCCAGCCGGCGTTCACGCCGCAGGCCCTGTTTCAGGCCGCGCAATTCGTCCAGTATTTCCTCCTGCATCAGACGCTGACGGCCCAGTTCGTTGGCCATTTCACCGACCTGTTCCGGTAACCCCTGCAAGCGAGCCAGCCAGCTCGGGTCTTCACGCCGCAGGATCGAGAGCAGATCGTTGAGGCGCACATGGTCGTCGAGCCAGTTGCGCAGCACAGACCAGAGACTGAATTCGCTGATGGCCTCGTTGACCAGGGCGATCCGGTCTTCCGGGCCGAGAATGCGCACCTGATCTTCCTGGGGCAGCTCCGCATTGGGTGCCAGCAGCCACTGAAGGATCGCGCCCGTGCTGCCGCGGATACGAATATGCACGTAGCCTTCGAACTCGGGCAGGATTTCGATGCCGTCTTCATAGATGAGCAGGTAGAGGATGGCCATCGGCCGTTCGGTACGGATGCGGATCGCGGTGCCGTGAAGCGTGCGCAGGCGTTCACGGGCCCGGGGCTCGCGGGCCAGGGCCTGGTTTACCAGGGTTTCCAGGGTGCCTAGCACCAGGAAACGTGTCAGAGATGTCTGCGCCTGCTCCATCTGCCCTTTTCTTGTTTCCCCCAAGCCGGTCATTCTACACACAGCTCGTCGGATTGGCCCAGTGGCTACGGAAAATTACACGTCTGGTCATTACCCTTTGCGGGTAAGCCGGTATACTAGGCAATCTTTTCGGGCCAACCATTGGCCGGACAACGCACGGCGTCTGACACTCGGGTGGTCCCTGCAAGGGCGCCGGCGAGATGCCAGGGCACGCCACGCCGGGGGCCCGGGGTTAGCGGCTGAATTCCTCGGGAT
This region of Isoalcanivorax indicus genomic DNA includes:
- the cmoA gene encoding carboxy-S-adenosyl-L-methionine synthase CmoA, whose protein sequence is MKDDIYAQPRDAVARFSFDEQVAAVFPDMIRRSVPGYGTMIDMIGVLSARYARPGTRLYDLGASLGAATLAMARLLPHRDCELVAVDNSDAMIARARTLLQAEAPQVPVTLRCEDIRETALERASVAVLNFTLQFVPLEDRDALIQRIGAAQQAGDILILSEKIRFADAEEDALQQALHHAFKRNNGYSDLEISQKRTALENVLVPETLADHEARLQAAGYTRVHVWFRCFNFMSLVAVRG
- the cmoB gene encoding tRNA 5-methoxyuridine(34)/uridine 5-oxyacetic acid(34) synthase CmoB; translated protein: MSWSQQAANAVDLESYCAALEQATADLPVWQAALSSLSRERLLQAPHGDLPRWRAGVQQLPPGPAVCDVASDTLRIGVSPPDGATLTQGLRALMPWRKGPFSFFGTPVDTEWRSDWKWQRLLPGISPLAGRRVLDVGCGSGYHCWRMWGAGAQSVLGIDPGILFLMQFLAVKRFMPEAPVWLAPVRMEELPGEAAAFDTVFSMGVLYHRRSPLDHLLELRAALRPGGELVLETLVVDGDASTVLMPEDRYAMMRNVFFLPSTDMLALWLRRCGFEAVRVVDVCPTTTDEQRATDWMPFQSLPDFLDPDDATRTREGYPAPVRAVLVARRG
- a CDS encoding diguanylate cyclase domain-containing protein, whose amino-acid sequence is MSAPLSPRLRMLDQALARQIAFCERRDLPLNLLSLYLANFTDIAGEEGHVITRRMQTLLTAEIEKIKRAEDWLCAWGDGRLVFALPDTPPRGARRLAMRLVQQIGHHGFRLQGRLLRFDVRIGLHTVDDEPRQDPRKLIMRTLHTASHGAETISASRQMILALQAPAPAFSHDRHQDSPTPDILPNDTSTPQKLRQMFRELNEEERMALVDELLLASSR